Genomic window (Capsicum annuum cultivar UCD-10X-F1 chromosome 10, UCD10Xv1.1, whole genome shotgun sequence):
tcACAACCTCAATTTCCGTATCTTGTCCTCCATCAAATCCACTCCTATATTCTCCAGGATAATTTCATTTCTAATATTATCCCTCCTGGTAAGTCCACATATCCATAtcaacattctcatctccgctACATTTAACTTCTATATGTAGGAGTTCTTAACTGTAAAACACTCCCATCCATACAACATAGTCATTcgaactgccactctgtagaacttacttTTGAGTTTAGGAGGCACCTTCTGATCACATAAGACTCCCGAAGTGACCCTCTATTTCAACCACCTTACACCGATACGGTGCATGATATCTTTATCAATCTCTCCATTaccttgaatcatagacccaaggtacTTGAAAAAACTCACTCTTCTAGACGACATGGGAATCAAGCTTAACTACCACGTTCACCTCATGCTACAAATCACTAAACGTAGATTCTAAATACTCTGTCTTAGCCCTGCTCAACCTAAAGCGTTTaaactcaagggtctgtctccaaagatccaacttatcattaactcctctcTGAGTTTCATCAATCAGTACAATAttatcagcaaataacatacaccaaggtacctaTCATTGGATATGtcgcatcaaaacatccatcaccaaggaaaataaaaatgggctaagagttgatccctggtgcaaccctattaAAATTATAAAGTGCTCTGAATCCCCTCTTGTCATCCTCACTCAAGTCTTTGCATCGTTGTACGTGTCCTGTATTGACCTAGTGTGTTCCATGGGCACCCCTATAGCCTTCAAGCACCCTCAAAAAATCTCCCTAGGAATTTTGTCATACGTTTTCTCAAGATCGATAAACATCATGTGTTAGtccttctttctctctttaaACTACTCTACTAATCTCTTTATGAGGTGAATGTCCTCAGTAGTTGAGTGACCTGGCATAAAACCGAACTAGTTCTTAAAAATAGCCACGATCCTTCTCAATCTCAACTCTACCAACCTTTCCctaaccttcatagtatgactcaataacttaatatccctatagttattgcaactctgaatgtcctccttgttcttatataaagaaaCCATCGTAATCTATCTTCTTGTTTCAGAAAACTTTGTCACCCTAAAAATGGTGTTAAACAATCTCGTCAGCCACTCCTAACCTGCCCTGCCAGTGCTCTTCCAAAAGTTCACTGGAATCTTGTCTGGCCCAATCACCTACCCTTACGCATCCTGCAAATAGTTGGTGACATCCAAGCTATACCTCATATTAGAAGATGATACGGTCTcttccaaatatagtaacccaacaaaggttggggtcgaatcccaagggaatacttGGAATCGTGGCTCTCAGCTATTGTAATCAACATgcagaactggaaaagtaaatggacGGTTTTGAGTATCAATGTCAAGCTAGTagcaaatatcaactttggttgtaatcagttgtaagtgaacactaggattgtgtttcccctggcttgtcaactccgtaggcttatcgtgctttacTGAACCAgcccgataccttgcatgcataattgataagttgtgtaccttctatagtcttttacatgagtagaaggatttcaccctttaccttttgagtctcagcaTGTcgtcttactaacccttatcttgatcccagttaaatattaccttttgagtctttagttattagatgaaacctaacaatcttactaagataaaatcTAGAAGCGTGGAtcaacagttaaactccaaattactattgtctttatcttttcctagtcactactcctcttttggagtaagtagcaataatatagGTAGGATCCTAATGTGTTCACccattatgatattattataatgaATATAAAGCAATACgtgcatgggtatcagttcagaacaaaagtagcactttccctacttcgtcaatcctccatggttttcacaaccctagctatgggtttttatcTGCTCATACTTGTGAAGTAATCGACAACATTCATGATGGAaatcatagatgaaatcacaacaCTATGAAATAGAAAATCCACAACCGTAATTGAAATAATCAACCAATgttaatataagaaaatcccaagatcaaaattgaatcttggaataaaaatatgtttgtaaCTATAAAAAATGTGTATCtcctaataaaaaatacaaggtattgatagtacatgaggaaactcTAAAATCAAAGTCCGAATGAAAAAGGAAAAGCTGAGTCGGTGGCCACTTGCGTTCTTCCCTTGGGCGCAAGTGGTACTTGCGTCCTGTAGGGTGGACACAAGTAGAGATCGTAAGTACAAGTCCTACAGCCTAGCTCTCGGGATTTTGGTCCTCTTGCATATGATTTGCCCACATGTGGTCAGAAATGCTACATGTAGTCAGCAAGTTGACTTAACAAGTGTTGGGTATcactttttcaactcttttactcttTAGATCTTCAATTCTTGTTCTTACCTTCGTCATATACCAACCACAAGTGCTACTTATGGTCAACATGTAGACTTAGCAAGTGCATGGCCTTCTATTCTTTGAAACCaaacttcaatttcttcaactttaatcacatgatttggtaCGAACAATCTAGAAAGTATCACGAACATCCTAATTGATCAATTAAGTAGCCGAAAATACcgttttcacctttttcatgaactttcatccaaaacctagtttttttccaaaatatccaaaaacatcatatctaacaaaataacctcagaaacttgtatattttaatagttttaagtgtcaaaagtgctatatttctatagcctatcaacaccctcaacttagaacgtttgcatgtcctcaggcaacaaaacacaacaaaataaaaatgatgcttaactagaaaaatctaagttattcaaggtagttactcaacactttaagctcaaaacataACACCCCCTCTAATCTCACTTTTAAAAACTGACTATGTATgaatatgaagcacaacaatgtgacgcAACAGAACcaaggtatggcattacattagaaaCAGACAACCacgcatatgtacaagttacacttcCCAAAACAAGAAAATATCTAGTAATATGAatcaagtgccctcacaacaaaaatgtctcactcactcatatgaaatacatGTCAATGTGGGGACattcaagagacactcacactcagaagagaagcTCTAGTCAATATGCATCAAATAtcataggtttgcccttattttctttaccttagcattcagaaagtcaagttaggatcactataagacttttcacggcttgtaatgtaggcttaggggttggtatggtacatatggacatatcaagtgactaagcctccttggtactacacTAACCTTAATGTCTCACTTACtacctaattaatttttattccaccattatttttttctttttattctttattgcacatttaggtagggtgtggtcttttattctttatttttcactttttcacattttttcttttcattttcttttcttttttctaccacacccagccctactaactttttctcttattttatccttctatAAATCAACTTTatactatgcacccctatgatagccacccttagtcattttgcctgagttaaggtgcacgatgtccaaggaggactagatTCAAAAAAGGTTCATTATAgcacaaatggaaaggtgaataggagaaacaagaaaaataggttaCAAGgttcaaaacagggatcaagggttATTATTAACAATGGAAGGTCACTTagtctaaaagtggactaaaataaaaaaatggtctATTATCCTTTACTAATTGACTATCTTTCAACCTAGGCAAAGACTAACCTGGCAAgctctgaattcaacacacaaaaggaactaagtagcatctcataCACACATAGCACAAATTcaatatcacaagctactacctatctggttcatgcaattattagaaagtgattatcatgtccctaatcctaatgtccTATCAAGAttcacaatgttcacacatatatacatttacacagttctaaaatacaaaatttggaggggtatcaaaaattaataaaaacatgactactgtcctaaatacttaaaaatctcctaattatacaaaaacacatcataatacgaaacaaaatataatacaacACAAATTTTAACCTAGACATGCCGATTCTACAATCATATCGCGGTTGATAGGAAAAGAAGTACAACAACAAAAATCCAGGGCGATTATGGTACATCCCACCCCTGGGGAGGCAGTGGTGGTGGCGATGcactactagatgatgcacccacTGCTAGCTCTATACATTTCTACCTGTCAATGACTGTAGTCTCTATCTAATCATGTTTGTCCCTTTTAATGGCCTGGTCATATGGCATAATACGATCCTGCAAGTCTCCAATGTGACTTTTCTTGGCCCCAACTGCTAGGACCTCCTTCTCATCCCCCGTAAAAAATAAACTATCTAGTTGTGCGCGGAGGTAATATCTCAACTACTAAAAGGAATTAAGAATCTTGCTAAAAACTTGGTCAGTTGTTTATCTACTTGTGAAACTGATTTAGATTTAATCTATTGCTACTGCAAGGATGAAAAAAACATTCACATTGATGAAGTACATAAAAATGACTTTCATAGTAGGATGAATGAAGATATTTTACTGGTTGTTTAGTTTGCTATTGCAGTCTACTTAAAAAGTGTAGGTAGTGATGCTATTATTAATCTTTTTCAAAATGtgaaaaattctcaagaacagtTGTAGAGTGAATGATGTTTTTTGTTAATATATTGTTTAAAGGTTGCTTCTCAACGTGTTGTCATCGTAACTTTATATAATTGAatcaaatatcttttttaaaGGGAGTACAGATGCACTTATGTTCTTGAATCTAAAAACGACTATTATAACGTAATATATTATTCTCTCTGTCTATTTTCACTTAACTATGTCTGATTTGATATGTTTCTTAAGAaacaactaataaaaataataatttactatatcactcatattTAGTATAATTCATTATATAGGAATctgaataatactaataataagaataaattaggtgtaagaaataaattatctcttaatatttttaaattgaataaacaaaagtagatatcaatttttaattagAACCATAAACAAGCAAAAGTAGATGGGAGAATACTATACTGATATGTATATGCACGTGGAGGAATGAATTTTGCCTTTTGTAAGAATCCACCATTATAAATAGCAAGTATATGGAATTCTTTCCAACATCGAAAGgaaaatttttttgtttgttaaggAAAAAAGATGGAAGAAAAAAGAATTGTTGGACCAAATCGTCCATTGATCGTCCTATTTGGTTCTTCAATAGTGCAACTAAGCTACTTCCTTAATGGTTGGGGTGCAACCCTCACAACCTGTTACACTCATAAGGTAATCTCTTCCATCCTTGTCTTTTGCGTGAATCGAGTTTGCAGTggcaaatttaaaatttagactTTAGATACATCTTTTTGTGTttctaatttatatatttatgttttactcGTAATAACATGTTTTTATGGTCACATAGACatagtaatatttttaaaattataagtttCAAAAAGTTTCTTTCTTCGTAAACTTCATGCCTAGTACAACTCCGACAAATAAAGTGAAACCGAGGGACTAAGAAGAGAGAATTACATATGCATACTAACAAATTAGAATTTGAATTTTATGTGtttaagtttgaaatttttttacaaTCCTTTAAACTTACTACATTGAAAAatctattatttatatatttacaaaaattaaCACACACACATTGTTAGAGCTAAAATTACCGAAATCAAATGAACCAATAACAATAAGATTATTTCCATCCCCACAGATACAAATTGGACTATGATCTagttgtatttaaaattttgcaTTGCGttgaattaaatattaactatgaaaagtaatttgattaaattattcaaatttttatttcaatttgctCTTCTCTCTTTTCATTATGCGAATCTTTCTACACATTAAGAAAGATCAATAAAGATAGAAGacaataatcaattatattttaatttattaaataataattaattttgatcaaTAAATTGTAATAAGCACGAAAATCAAAGATCAAAAGGAGTAATAACTAAAGAGTCTCTCTAATCATATCCGTCATAAGACTGACAAATCTATTGCGGAATTGGACTAATCTTTGCCATAATCTAGAATTCCAAATAATTAAGAAGTTGTAATTAATATTGTGGGACTTTTAGATCACGGATTGTAACTATAGGAGCATTCACTAATGTCCGAATTAGAGTAAATTATTTTTCGTTTGAGGTGTCATCCTTTTCCAAATCCAACTAATGTGAGATAATTGTGCCCTTTTAATACAAATTAATCTAGTTATTAATTGAAATAGGAAGATATATTCTTACGTGGATATATTGGTTGGAACTCAAAGATGGCTCTTGAAGTTTACAAGAAAATTTTTCCCAAGGAACATTGTTGGGACAGGCATAAGGAAATTCAACCTTCTCTTGTCATACTTTATTTTGGTGGAAACGATTCACAAGATCCCGATTTTCCTAATAGTAGTCATGGTCCTCTTCATGAATATGTTGAAAACATGAGGAAGCTTGCACATCATATCAAGGTATGTATGAAAccagaaaaaatacttaacaccctaactacgctttcaatgaaagtggacagtatgggtaatgagatagaaaagctaaagactaatgaagataaactgaagtctatagctacaaatcagctaactcagcagtgtgcagagctatgtcgatcggaagacattaaaacctttaaagttaaaatttgacAAATAAATACTTATTCGCATTAAATAGGTACAACTTTacatcaaatcatattgatttaCTATAATTAAGTACTTCAATGCTTATTAATTaacaataatttatcattttatgtgaAAACAGatattatacatatttattttttatattaatatcgAATGCAAATAAGTTAAAGTTTTTATCTATGTGGAACAGTTATAGGCTTATCATTATTTGAAATCTTTTACTTGCAAGGCCTTTCAGATAAGACTCGTCTAATTATGCTAAGTGCTCCTGCAGTTAAAGAGGAACAAATTCTTAAAACCTATGGGTGATTAACCTCAACAATTACTAACTCCTTTCATGTTTACTTGTTCATTTAAAATGAAAATACATACCTATTTTTTCTTatccaattttaaaaataaagagataacTGATATTTTATACCTATTTCTGTTCTGATCAGGGATAACTGAGGTAGATCAAATGATGTCGGTTGAAAATACGCAGAAGTAAGTGTTAAATTAGGCCAAGAATTAGGCGTTCCAGTTATCAATTTCTTCTAAACCCTTTACGAAAAACCTGGTGTCTTTTGGTAATCAAATTTTCTACTAGTACtctttaattttggttttattaTATTATCATAAATCTTTTTGCACAAAAGGAAACTAAGTAGTATATATGTGCTCCGACAGTGTCATTTTTTCTTACATAATTAGTGAATTTCAGTCTGTTTagtcaagttttgagaagttaaaagtgCATAAAATGTGTCTACAAAATCCTTTTGAGTAGTATAAGAAACTGTATATTAGACGTTAGTTGAGAAAAAAGAGTATTTAGAAACTTTTGGAACCTTGACCAAACACAAATTAACGAAAGTATTTTGCAAATTTTTactcttaaaaaatatttgttagaaaaatacttttaacaaaaagcatttttaaaaataaacaaatgttattttccttttttatggaATACTAATTTATAATACATACTTACTAAGAGATATATACGTAATTACCTTGTGCGTTTAAGTATTTTCTTGaaagaatttaatattaaatggtggagtttgaattttatttgtgcAGGGATGGAATGCATTTAACGGCAGAAGAAAGTAAGATtttgtttgataaaatcaaaGATGTAATAAAAAAGGTTGATTGGGAGCCAACCCTAGATTGGGACAAAATGCCAACTGAGTATGCTGATATTGGTACTGATATACTCCTTGAGATGATGATCAAGGAAACTGAGGATGAAACTGTTGGGATTACTGATAGTGAATTTCAAGAACTTAAACCCCAATAGATTATCTTGGAtgcataataaaataagaatatataagaataataagaCCAAGTACTATTGCTAGTCATCAATCCCCAGTTTCCTCTTTGTTATGTcctaataaaaatatgcaagaataatAAGACTATGGACTAGTCAATTTCTAATTTTCCTGTTTGGTGTGTCCTAATAAACTCTTTTGCAAAAGAGTACTATAAATATTCCTAGGAAGGTTTTGCCCCTTTTTAGGAATTAGGGTTTTCTATGTTGTAGAAGGTTTTGAGTGTGTAGGTAATAAT
Coding sequences:
- the LOC124887890 gene encoding GDSL esterase/lipase CPRD49-like, encoding MEEKRIVGPNRPLIVLFGSSIVQLSYFLNGWGATLTTCYTHKEDIFLRGYIGWNSKMALEVYKKIFPKEHCWDRHKEIQPSLVILYFGGNDSQDPDFPNSSHGPLHEYVENMRKLAHHIKVCMKPE